The DNA window AGCACGCGATTCGGGTGCTCGAGGAATACTTTCAGCAGGCGGAACTCGGCACCCGACAGCATGATGACCACGCCTTCCGGGTTCAGCAGGTGACGCGCGGTGAGGTCGAGCGTCCAGTTCGAGAAACGGATCTGCGACGCCTTGTCCATGCCGCTGGAGGGCATTGAGTTACTGCGACGCAACACGCTGCGGATGCGGGCCAGCAGCTCGCGCGGTTCGAATGGCTTGGGCAGGTAGTCGTCGGCGCCCATCTCGAGGCCGAGGATGCGGTCCAGCGGCTCGCTGCGGGCGGTGAGCATGATCACGGGCAGGTTCGAATGCGCACGCAGCTTGCGGCACAGCGTGAGGCCATCCTCGCCCGGCATGTTCAGGTCCAGCACGATGAGGTCGGGCTTGGTTTCGTCCAGCAGCTTCCACATGGCCGTGCCATCCGCCGCGCCGAACGTGCGGTAGCCATTGGTCTCCAGGTAATCCGCCAGCAGCGTGCGGATATCGCGATCGTCGTCGACGATCAGAATGCTAGATGTGGGTTCCATCCTCCAATTATCGCCAGTTCGGCAGAGGAAGACCAACGGCGGTTTGTATCGTCTTGTATATGCAGCGCGGTTTTTTCATGTGGCAGCAAAGGGAAACAAACAGATACAAAACCGGGCGTTCGCGAAACTTCGTGGAAACACGGCGTTGAGAAACTGTTTTCCGTGCAGTGCTGCAAGCACATTCGAATTGACTCCATAAAGGATTTAAAAATGAACATCCTGCGTAAAAATATTATTGTCGGTATGACCGTACTGAGCATTGGTTCCGCCGCCATTGCGGCCCCTGCCGCTGAAACGGCGCAGCACCGCGCTTATGCGGAAACGAAGTTCGATCCGGTGAAGCGCGCCGAACGGATCGAGCAGCGTCAGCAGAAATTGCACGATGCGCTGAAACTGACGGCAAATCAGGAAACTGCCTGGAAAACCTATATCGCGGCCATCAAGCCCCAACAACCGGTTGGCCGGGCGGATCGCGTATCGTTCAAGGAATTGAATGCGCCACAACGTGCGGAGAAAAGGCTCGAGTTATCGAAAGCGCGTATCGCACATCAGGAAACCCGCCTGGAAGCACTGAAGACGTTTTACGCGACGTTGACGCCGGAGCAGCAAAAAGTGTTCGATGAGCAGCGCGGCCACGGGAAGCACAGGGGCCGTGCGCATCGTCACGGCTGATCGATGACCTAGTCCAGGGACGGTGCGCCGTCCCCTTTTTTTCTTCATTGCATGCCAGATTCTGGCCTGATCGTGCCTGATTCTGGCTTTGTCGACCTGATCTGGCCTCCTTGGCACACCGGTGTGCGAAGAACAGGCGTAAAAAAAGCGCCCTGAGGCGCTTGGCATCAAGCGTGGCTGGATCACTCCAGCTTGCTCAGCGATACGAGAAACCGGTCGGCTCCCTGGAAACCGATCACGCGGCTGTCGGCGATTTCCCGGCCATTGCGATCGAAGAAAATAATGCCGGGTGGGCCGAACAAGGTGAATCGCTTCAACAGCTGCTTGTCGTCCTCATTATTCGCCGTGACATCTGCCTGAAGCAGGATCGTGTTTTTCAGGCGTTCCTGAACTGCGGGCGCGACAAATGTAAGTTTCTCCATTTCCTTGCAGGCGACGCACCAGTCGGCATAGAAATCGAGCATGACGGTTTTACCGCCCGTGTCGGCCAATACCCGGTCCAGTTCAGCCACGCTTTTGATGCGCTTGAAATGCAGTTCATTCCCGACGGCACCGCGCAAATGCGCCAGCGGCGCCAAGGGATCGCGTGCGCCAGTGGCGACACCGATCATTTGCACGATGCCGAAGCCGATGAATGCCGCCGCTGCCAATTGGGCCGGCCAGCCCTTGTGGTGCCGGAACAGATAAATACCATAGGCGATTCCCAGCAGCGTCCATCCGGCCATTTGCACGATGCCGGGCAATACAGGGGAAACAAGCCACCATGCCATTGCCAGCAGTAATACGCCAAAGAAGCGCTTGACCGTATCCATCCAGGCGCCCGCTTTCGGCAACAGTGCGCCAGCCGATACGCCGACCAGGATCAGCGGCAAGCTCATGCCGACAGCCATCGAGAACAGCGCGGTGCCGCCGATCACCACGTCGCGGGTCTGGCTGATATACACGAGGGCGCCGGCCAGCGGTGCGGCCACGCAGGGGCCGACGATGAGCGCCGAAATGGCGCCCATGGCAAACACGCCGGCCAGCTTGCCGCCGGCACGGCGTCCGGATGCGGCGGCCAGACGGGTCTGGACCGCGGCGGGCACTTGCAGTTCATACACGCCAAACATGGACAGGGCGAGCACGACCATCAGCGCGCCGAAAGCGCCGAGCACCCACGGGTTTTGCAAGGCCGCCGCGAGGCCTTCGCCGGCCAGGCCCGCGGCGATACCGAGCCCGGTATAGACGATCGCCATGCCCAATGAATAGCTCAGTGACAAGACAAAGCCGCGCCCACGGCCCGCCTGGCGGCCTTCGCCAACGACGATCGACGACAGGATCGGCACCATCGGCAGCACGCATGGCGTGAAGGCCAGGCCGAGGCCGAGCAGCAGGAACAGGGGCACAATGACGGTCATCCGTCCGCCCTGCAGCGCGCCTTCAATGCGGCCCAGCTCGCTTTGGGGCGCACTGGCGGCCGGCGCCGCTGCCTCTGCCGGCATGTCCATGGCCGGATCGCCGGGGCGGCTCATCGATGGCAAGCCCAACGCCCCGCCGGACGCCATGGCGCCGCCCGTGGGAGACAGACGCGCCGTCGCATCCTGCGGCGAATAGCACAGGCCCTTGTCCGAACATCCCTGGCCGGTAGCCGTCAGCGTGAAGGCGCCGGCAGCTTCGGCCGGCACGCGGATCGTCACGCGGTGGCGATAGGTTTCCACGTCCTTGTTGAACGTTTCATCGAACTTGACCTTGCCGGGCGGGATGGTCGGGTTACCCAGCTGCGCTCCTGCCGCGCGAAATTTGAACTGCTCGCGGTACATGTAGTAGCCCTCGGCGATCTGCCAGGTGGCTTCGACGGTGTTCGCATCGGCCATGCGTGCCGAGAACTGGAAGGCGACGTTGGGCGGCAGGAAGTCTTCCTCGGCATGCGCCGGGAACGACAGGATGAGGGCCAACAGGATGAGGATGCGGGAAAGGAAGGGCATACGGCGACTCGGCGGGGTGAACCCCGAGATGGTATCCCTAAATGCACGAACGATGGGCTGTGGAAAAGAAAAAGCCGGGCAAGCCCGGCTTTTTCATGACTGGCGAAGATTACTCTTCAGCGGTCGGTGCTGCTTCGATGTCGCTTGGTTCCGGACGGTCCAGCAGTTCGACGTAGGCCATCGGTGCATTGTCGCCAACGCGGAAGCCCATCTTCAGGATGCGCAGGTAGCCGCCGTTACGGGTAGCGTAGCGCGGGCCCAGTTCAGCGAACAGCTTCTGGACGATTTCGCGGTCGCGCAGACGGGCGAATGCCAGGCGCTTGTTAGCCAGCGTGTCGGTCTTGCCCAGGGTCAGGATCGGCTCGACGACGCGACGCAGTTCCTTGGCTTTCGGCACGGTGGTCTTGATGGCTTCATGACGCAGCAGCGAAACGGTCATGTTGCGCAGCATTGCCAGACGGTGGGACGAGGTACGGTTCAGTTTACGGAGGCCGTGACGGTGACGCATGGTACTTCCTTTCGAGGTGTTTAATTCCGGACTCTTCGATCGCCAATGGCGCGGGTCGGTTAATAAGGGTAAAACGCCCGCGGCGACATGCCGCGGGCGGGTACTGCATATGAATTACTTCTCGAGACCTGCGGGCGGCCAGTTTTCCAGCTTCATGCCCAGGGTCAGGCCGCGCGAGGCCAGCACTTCCTTGATCTCGTTCAGCGACTTGCGGCCCAGGTTCGGCGTCTTCAGCAGCTCGTTTTCCGAACGCTGGATCAGGTCGCCGATGTAGTAGATGTTCTCGGCCTTCAGGCAGTTCGCCGAACGCACGGTCAGTTCCAGGTCGTCGACCGGGCGCAGCAGGATCGGATCGACCAGCGGAGCACGCGACGGTGCTTCGGCAGTGGCTTCCGTGCCTTCCAGCGCAGCGAACACGTTCAGCTGGTCGACCAGCACGCGTGCGGACTGGCGGATCGCTTCTTCCGGCGTGATCACGCCGTTCGTTTCGATGTTGATGATCAGCTTGTCCAGGTCGGTACGCTGTT is part of the Pseudoduganella lutea genome and encodes:
- a CDS encoding response regulator, which encodes MEPTSSILIVDDDRDIRTLLADYLETNGYRTFGAADGTAMWKLLDETKPDLIVLDLNMPGEDGLTLCRKLRAHSNLPVIMLTARSEPLDRILGLEMGADDYLPKPFEPRELLARIRSVLRRSNSMPSSGMDKASQIRFSNWTLDLTARHLLNPEGVVIMLSGAEFRLLKVFLEHPNRVLNRDQLLNLTQGRDADPFDRSIDIQISRLRQKLGEDARVPQIIKTVRNGGYVLAGAVSVEPRA
- a CDS encoding Spy/CpxP family protein refolding chaperone, whose amino-acid sequence is MNILRKNIIVGMTVLSIGSAAIAAPAAETAQHRAYAETKFDPVKRAERIEQRQQKLHDALKLTANQETAWKTYIAAIKPQQPVGRADRVSFKELNAPQRAEKRLELSKARIAHQETRLEALKTFYATLTPEQQKVFDEQRGHGKHRGRAHRHG
- the dsbD gene encoding protein-disulfide reductase DsbD → MPFLSRILILLALILSFPAHAEEDFLPPNVAFQFSARMADANTVEATWQIAEGYYMYREQFKFRAAGAQLGNPTIPPGKVKFDETFNKDVETYRHRVTIRVPAEAAGAFTLTATGQGCSDKGLCYSPQDATARLSPTGGAMASGGALGLPSMSRPGDPAMDMPAEAAAPAASAPQSELGRIEGALQGGRMTVIVPLFLLLGLGLAFTPCVLPMVPILSSIVVGEGRQAGRGRGFVLSLSYSLGMAIVYTGLGIAAGLAGEGLAAALQNPWVLGAFGALMVVLALSMFGVYELQVPAAVQTRLAAASGRRAGGKLAGVFAMGAISALIVGPCVAAPLAGALVYISQTRDVVIGGTALFSMAVGMSLPLILVGVSAGALLPKAGAWMDTVKRFFGVLLLAMAWWLVSPVLPGIVQMAGWTLLGIAYGIYLFRHHKGWPAQLAAAAFIGFGIVQMIGVATGARDPLAPLAHLRGAVGNELHFKRIKSVAELDRVLADTGGKTVMLDFYADWCVACKEMEKLTFVAPAVQERLKNTILLQADVTANNEDDKQLLKRFTLFGPPGIIFFDRNGREIADSRVIGFQGADRFLVSLSKLE
- the rplQ gene encoding 50S ribosomal protein L17 — protein: MRHRHGLRKLNRTSSHRLAMLRNMTVSLLRHEAIKTTVPKAKELRRVVEPILTLGKTDTLANKRLAFARLRDREIVQKLFAELGPRYATRNGGYLRILKMGFRVGDNAPMAYVELLDRPEPSDIEAAPTAEE